In Trichomycterus rosablanca isolate fTriRos1 chromosome 20, fTriRos1.hap1, whole genome shotgun sequence, one DNA window encodes the following:
- the LOC134334912 gene encoding uncharacterized protein LOC134334912: MALAVLEKIVRKCHNLERAQQYGLCGERELRSLEDCSRNLQRISDLLSPETHNELKNGLEELKAILSTHSHAENGAFSATRTSSGGRGRPSVRITREQIDFLLTQGHTVKKMAKMLGCSTSFLYKKSKALGVPVRRRLAEVTDEDLEMHIRQLQALYPNSGNEMMRGMLHARGLLVPRRKVREMMVRINPMATARRWSSAVSRRVYHVPYPNSLWHIDGNMRLIRWGFVVHGGIDGCSRLITYLNCSTDNRASTVLFHFLKATGLYGLPSRVRSDHGGENLQVALLMNLVQGIERRSHITGESIHNQRIERLWRDVFLHVLEPFYCMFYTLEDSTLLDPGDQMHKLALHIVFLPEIQNRLEQFRKAWNHHALRTENNRTPTQIWTEGMLANIGVNSTATNNVFGENPYTAENLEALLEQHGLEPLPTTDAEQVPSVIVEPPQISLNQQQLESINLAVNHISDLKMKYQACCAEIANALLT; encoded by the exons ATGGCGCTGGCCGTTCTTGAAAAAATTGTCAGAAAATGTCACAATCTTGAAAGAGCTCAACAGTATGGATTATGCGGAGAACGCGAACTTCGTTCACTTGAAGACTGCTCAAGAAATTTACAAAGAATTTCGGATTTACTCTCTCCCGAGACACATAATGAACTTAAAAACGGTTTAGAAGAGCTTAAAGCAATACTGTCTACTCATTCCCACGCTGAAAATGGAGCATTTTCTGCAACTCGGACCAGTTCAG GTGGTCGAGGTAGACCATCCGTTCGTATTACAAGAGAACAGATCGACTTTCTTTTGACCCAAGGACACACGGTCAAGAAGATGGCAAAAATGTTAGGATGCTCAACATCATTTCTTTACAAGAAATCCAAAGCGCTTGGTGTACCAGTAAGGAGAAGGTTGGCTGAAGTGACTGATGAAGACCTTGAAATGCATATCAGACAACTTCAAGCCCTGTATCCAAATTCTGGGAACGAG ATGATGAGAGGCATGTTGCATGCACGAGGACTACTGGTTCCACGGCGTAAGGTGCGTGAGATGATGGTTCGAATAAACCCTATGGCAACTGCAAGGAGGTGGAGCAGTGCAGTGTCTCGACGGGTCTATCATGTTCCATACCCCAACAGTTTATGGCATATTGATGGTAACATGCGTCTCATACG ATGGGGCTTTGTGGTCCATGGTGGCATCGATGGATGTTCCCGCTTGATTACTTACTTGAACTGTAGCACAGACAATCGTGCCTCAACAGTGCTGTTTCATTTTCTCAAAGCGACAGGCCTCTATGGATTACCATCTAGAGTGAGATCAGACCATGGTGGCGAGAACCTGCAGGTGGCCCTGTTAATGAACCTTGTACAGGGAATTGAACGTCGGAGTCACATTACAGGGGAGTCGATCCACAATCAGAGAATAGAGCGTCTTTGGAGGGATGTGTTTTTGCATGTTCTGGAACCATTTTATTGCATGTTCTACACTCTTGAAGATTCAACCCTATTGGATCCCGGTGACCAAATGCACAAACTTGCACTTCACATAGTTTTTCTTCCTGAGATTCAAAACAGACTAGAACAATTCAGAAAGGCCTGGAACCACCATGCTTTGCGTACAGAAAACAACAGAACACCAACACAAATCTGGACAGAAGGGATGTTGGCAAACATCGGTGTCAACAGCACAGCAACAAACAATGTGTTTGGTGAAAATCCCTACACAGCAGAGAATCTGGAAGCACTTCTGGAACAGCATGGCCTTGAGCCACTACCAACAACTGATGCTGAGCAGGTCCCtagtgtaattgtagaaccacctCAAATCAGTCTTAATCAGCAGCAACTTGAGTCAATTAATCTTGCAGTCAATCACATTTCAGATCTGAAAATGAAGTACCAGGCTTGTTGTGCAGAAATTGCAAATGCTTTATTGACTTAA
- the LOC134334416 gene encoding G2/M phase-specific E3 ubiquitin-protein ligase-like gives MITDQPLLSTQTPQTLHSAPSLPSLPSVQSPQTLSSVQSPQTLPSTPALLSLPSNQGLQSMHSDQAQPSLLFAQAPLALTSAQALSTMPSAQVPSTWLSSQAPANQPSTQVPPTLPSSQLSLVTASGLLAPPSDQALLPPHSNQAPQVITIEDQTPAYPSIEPPVIILEDQEGQLSVSPPQSPLHPLDLCLDETDLQTILKKLASKVDMSACPTSNQINVCRDRILESSLHAFKRRRFNPAAKLDVVFVDEDEKSEGAVDEGGPTREYLRLLMRAILQSNIFEGHEEDRRLALDTKALESKLYTWIGKMISVCLVHGGIGPHFFSERLYQQICGIPLHPTLVEEVCNHSFREQLIKIQDAKTVREANEAIMEAADSLSIVGALRHVSNLEEKDSLVQSAADFFVNGRVRTALEQFAEGLRTLGLLEELQKNSGLFYDLFVSEERPLLARDMCTLFEVRFSMQGSNRRARENQTICFWRDWLIDIEEGECSPITLEMILEFASGASTVPPLGFPHRPQIEFLHEANKIFPEANTCLIVLRLPVHTDYESFTKYMKEGVLQAPTFGVA, from the exons ATGATCACTGACCAGCCACTGCTCTCCACTCAGACGCCTCAGACTCTGCACTCTGCCCCGTCCCTGCCGTCCCTGCCCTCCGTCCAGTCGCCACAGACCTTGTCCTCTGTCCAGTCGCCACAGACCCTGCCATCTACCCCAGCACTGCTGTCCCTACCCTCCAACCAAGGGCTGCAGTCCATGCACTCTGACCAAGCACAGCCGTCCTTACTCTTCGCCCAGGCACCGCTGGCCCTAACATCTGCCCAGGCGCTGTCGACCATGCCCTCTGCCCAAGTACCATCAACTTGGCTCTCCTCCCAGGCACCAGCGAACCAGCCCTCCACTCAGGTACCGCCAACCCTGCCGTCCTCTCAATTGTCACTGGTCACAGCCTCAGGGCTGCTGGCCCCACCCTCTGACCAAGCACTGCTGCCCCCCCACTCTAACCAGGCTCCACAAGTGATTACCATTGAGGACCAGACACCAGCTTATCCATCCATTGAGCCACCTGTAATCATACTTGAAGACCAAGAAGGGCAACTTTCTGTATCTCCACCCCAGTCTCCGCTACATCCACTGGATTTGTGTTTGGATGA GACTGATCTACAGACTATATTAAAAAAACTGGCTAGCAAAGTTGATATGAGTGCCTGTCCAACAAGCAACCAAATAAATGTATGCAGGGACAGGATTTTAGAATCTAGCCTGCATGCATTTAAAAGACGACGGTTTAACCCAGCAGCAAAACTGGATGTTGTTTTTGTGGATGAGGATGAGAAATCTGAAGGTGCAGTTGATGAAGGAGGTCCAACACGAGAGTACTTGAGGCTGTTAATGAGGGCCATACTTCAGTCAAATATCTTTGAGGGGCATGAGGAGGACCGACGTTTGGCTTTAGACACTAAAG caCTGGAGTCTAAACTATACACATGGATAGGAAAAATGATATCCGTTTGTTTAGTGCATGGAGGCATTGGCCCACACTTTTTCTCAGAGAGGCTTTATCAGCAGATTTGTGGCATACCGTTACATCCCACCCTGGTAGAGGAAGTTTGTAACCATTCGTTCAGGGAGCAGCTGATCAAA atacaGGATGCAAAAACAGTCAGGGAGGCAAATGAAGCAATTATGGAGGCAGCAGACAGCCTGAGCATTGTCGGTGCATTAAGACATGTATCTAACCTGGAGGAGAAGGATTCACTTGTGCAGTCTGCTGCAGATTTCTTTGTAAACGGAAGAGTACGCACTGCGTTGGAACA GTTTGCAGAGGGTTTAAGGACTCTTGGCTTGCTGGAGGAGCTGCAGAAAAACTCTGGACTGTTTTATGATTTGTTTGTCAGTGAGGAGAGACCACTCCTAGCACGGGACATGTGCACCCTTTTTGAAGTTCGTTTTTCCATGCAAGGCAGCAACAGAAGGGCTAGAGAAAATCAAACAATATGCTTTTGGAGAGACTGGTTGATCGATATTGAAG AAGGAGAATGCAGTCCCATTACACTTGAAATGATACTGGAGTTTGCCTCTGGAGCATCCACGGTGCCTCCACTAGGATTTCCCCATCGTCCACAAATTGAGTTCCTCCATGAGGCCAACAAAATCTTTCCAGAAGCAAACACTTGCCTTATAGTACTCCGTCTTCCAGTACACACAGACTATGAATCTTTCACAAAGTATATGAAAGAGGGTGTTCTGCAGGCCCCTACTTTTGGTGTTGCATAA